The Brassica napus cultivar Da-Ae chromosome C7, Da-Ae, whole genome shotgun sequence genome has a segment encoding these proteins:
- the LOC106410265 gene encoding F-box/FBD/LRR-repeat protein At3g26920 — protein MDLKRRSFLRNRDRISELSDALLLQILSFVPTKDAVATSVLSKRWRYLCKMMPRLRFWYERTDDLERFSDNVCRFLLSHQAPVLQSLHLEVNSERGSTMDIGVLLGVAFGLHVRELELQVYSWEPYRFPTSLYNCRTLETLKLGSRVLLDVPFPVCLKALRTLSLFDVSYKDDGSVVNLLSGCSVLENLEVMMFSHPHLGTFTIHVPSLQNLTLISDSEDFSVFVINAPHLKHLNLKGLIDEDSCLIENTPEVVEAHITDVSSVVYENIHGSLTSVKRLSLKIASPLKLTKFNRIFNQLVCLEIHTYEPEWWNLLMLMLHSSPNLQVLKLISEWFRILDRLTYNRWSQPKYVAECLVNRLETLVWENYEGDIEDDREVAQYMLSNASRLETLAWKRQPSPEQTFFIRKRDSRG, from the exons ATGGATTTGAAACGACG TTCATTTTTGAGAAATAGAGACAGGATCAGTGAGCTGTCGGATGCTCTGCTTCTGCAGATACTGTCTTTTGTTCCGACAAAAGATGCCGTAGCCACTAGTGTGTTGTCCAAACGATGGCGCTATCTGTGTAAGATGATGCCGAGGCTCAGGTTTTGGTACGAACGCACAGATGATCTAGAGAGGTTTTCAGATAACGTCTGCAGGTTTTTGCTCTCACATCAGGCTCCGGTTCTTCAGAGTTTGCATCTCGAAGTGAATTCTGAAAGGGGTTCCACTATGGATATTGGAGTACTTCTGGGGGTTGCGTTTGGACTTCATGTGCGTGAGTTGGAGCTCCAAGTTTACTCTTGGGAGCCGTATAGGTTTCCTACAAGCTTATACAACTGTAGGACACTTGAGACCTTGAAGCTTGGTTCTCGTGTCCTTTTAGACGTCCCGTTTCCGGTTTGTCTCAAGGCCCTTCGTACTCTTAGCCTTTTTGATGTGAGCTACAAGGATGATGGATCTGTTGTTAACCTTTTATCTGGCTGCTCTGTTCTTGAAAATCTGGAGGTTATGATGTTTTCGCATCCTCATCTAGGGACTTTCACTATCCATGTGCCATCCCTGCAGAATCTAACACTTATTTCTGACAGTGAAGATTTTTCAGTATTTGTGATTAATGCTCCTCATTTAAAACATCTGAACCTTAAAGGGTTAATAGATGAGGACTCTTGTCTGATTGAGAATACACCTGAGGTGGTGGAGGCACATATTACTGATGTGTCTAGTGTAGTCTATGAGAACATTCATGGATCTCTAACTTCAGTCAAACGCCTTTCTTTGAAGATTGCATCACCCTTGAAGctg ACTAAGTTTAATAGAATCTTCAACCAGCTGGTGTGTTTGGAGATACATACATATGAACCAGAGTGGTGGAATCTGTTGATGCTAATGCTCCATAGCTCTCCTAATTTGCAAGTCCTCAAGCTCATTAGT GAATGGTTTAGGATCCTAGATCGTCTCACCTATAACAGATGGAGTCAACCGAAATATGTTGCTGAATGTTTGGTGAACCGTCTGGAGACATTAGTTTGGGAAAATTACGAAGGGGATATAGAAGATGATAGAGAGGTGGCCCAATACATGCTAAGCAATGCAAGTCGTTTGGAAACACTTGCTTGGAAACGGCAACCTTCTCCAGAACAGACATTCTTCATACGGAAAAGAGACTCGAGAGGTTAA
- the LOC106376976 gene encoding F-box/FBD/LRR-repeat protein At3g26920 — protein MSAELFSSYSATKRCHTLSNGDRISELPDALLLQILSLIPTKDAVATSVLSKRWRFLCKMTPNLRFCYHGTKGLVRFSDNVCRCLLSHQAPVLQSLHLKMILKNDSTIDVGVLLGIAFGRHVRELELEVYSSDEPYSFPTSLYNCGTGTLETLKLGHNVLVDVPFPVCLKALRTLRLNAVSYNDAGSVVNLLSGCSSLENLEVMMYLHPDVENFTIDVPSLQCLTLVAADEEYAYFSSYVINAPSLKYLNLKGLIDEESSLLIENMPELVEAHITDVCDVIYANIHGSLTSVKRLSLDILSPLDLTKFPTDIIFKQLVYLELHIYAPERWNLLILMLHSSPNLQVLKLIGEWFRKRDHPHKKWSQPKYVPECLVNRIETLVWNHYNGEVEDERKVAQYILRNASRLETATFSRLDIHLEKRLERLKELESVVWASNSCKLVFK, from the exons ATGTCAGCCGAGCTTTTCTCTAGCTACTCGGCGACGAAACGATG TCATACTTTGAGTAATGGAGACAGGATCAGTGAGCTGCCGGACGCTCTGCTTCTACAGATCTTGTCTTTAATTCCGACAAAAGATGCCGTAGCCACTAGTGTCTTGTCGAAACGATGGCGGTTTCTTTGTAAGATGACGCCGAATCTCAGGTTTTGTTACCATGGCACCAAAGGTCTCGTGAGATTTTCAGATAATGTCTGTAGGTGTTTGCTTTCACATCAGGCTCCTGTTCTTCAGAGTTTGCATCtcaaaatgattttaaaaaatgattccACTATTGATGTCGGAGTACTGCTGGGGATAGCGTTTGGACGCCATGTGCGTGAGTTGGAACTCGAAGTTTACTCTTCTGATGAGCCGTATAGCTTTCCTACAAGCTTGTACAACTGTGGGACTGGAACACTAGAGACCTTGAAACTCGGTCACAATGTACTTGTAGACGTCCCATTTCCGGTTTGTCTCAAGGCCCTTAGAACTCTACGCCTTAACGCAGTGAGCTACAATGACGCTGGATCTGTTGTTAACCTTTTATCTGGCTGTTCTAGTCTTGAAAATCTGGAGGTTATGATGTATTTGCATCCTGATGTGGAAAATTTCACTATTGATGTGCCATCCTTGCAGTGTCTAACACTTGTTGCTGCCGATGAGGAATATGCGTATTTTTCGTCCTATGTGATAAATGCTCCTTCTTTGAAATATCTGAACCTTAAAGGGTTAATAGATGAGGAATCTTCTCTTCTGATTGAGAATATGCCTGAGCTGGTGGAGGCACATATTACTGATGTGTGTGATGTAATCTATGCGAACATTCATGGATCTCTCACTTCAGTCAAACGCCTTTCTTTGGATATTTTATCACCACTGGACCTA ACTAAGTTTCCCACTGATATAATCTTCAAGCAGCTGGTGTATTTGGAGCTACATATATATGCACCAGAGAGGTGGAATCTATTGATTCTCATGCTCCATAGTTCTCCTAATTTGCAAGTCCTCAAGCTCATTGGT GAATGGTTTAGGAAGCGAGATCACCCCCATAAGAAATGGAGTCAGCCGAAATATGTTCCTGAATGTCTGGTGAACCGTATCGAGACTTTAGTCTGGAATCACTACAACGGGGAAGTAGAAGATGAGAGAAAGGTTGCTCAATACATCCTAAGGAATGCAAGTCGTTTGGAAACGGCAACTTTCTCCAGATTAGACATTCACCTGGAGAAGAGACTCGAGAGGTTAAAGGAACTGGAGAGTGTGGTATGGGCTTCGAACTCATGCAAGCTTGTTTTCAAATAA